Proteins from a single region of Streptomyces sp. Tu 3180:
- a CDS encoding sigma-70 family RNA polymerase sigma factor, translating into MVSQRAFAAEADRLGLWTEEQRQGLSKGLAEFGIHVKLPRRAVAPAGETSPVRTAAPSPAAVRLAQARRMLARYADTDGTVGKLAHDGVVRLHGLSPAEARELTTDFPITRPRPPRASSRTLAPDGMGRPARPGATLPASPKPPVGKKRGALSIVPATDDGVRDAVRAARAVLEDDRWRRNPGKAILTADEEVGLAMLLRDGVGDLDRDVPKEEIKALPRTGERWRAYECLVLHNQRLVWKIAQGFQGHGLDIEDLVQHGTLGLMRAVRKFDVTKGFKLSTYATWWIKQSITRAIADEGTTIRLPAYIHERVSKVAVAERKLMNEGRPRTVDAVAYATGLTFAQVEEVRRISRPTDSLDRIIGEDTALGDLVIGPCRLPEPPVVVIRKEHQARLRHVLEHLPERERHIVIRRTGLDGEEPDTLEDIGVVFGVTRERIRQLERKAKAKLLGQLIRHRMVASHQ; encoded by the coding sequence GTGGTCAGTCAGCGGGCCTTCGCGGCCGAGGCGGACCGGCTCGGTCTGTGGACCGAAGAACAACGGCAAGGACTCAGCAAGGGGCTCGCCGAGTTCGGCATCCATGTGAAGCTCCCGCGACGGGCCGTGGCCCCGGCGGGTGAGACGTCCCCGGTGAGGACCGCCGCCCCGTCGCCCGCGGCTGTGCGGCTGGCCCAGGCCAGGCGCATGCTGGCCCGCTACGCCGACACCGACGGCACGGTCGGCAAGCTCGCCCACGACGGCGTCGTGCGGCTCCACGGTCTCAGCCCCGCCGAAGCGCGTGAGCTGACGACGGACTTCCCGATCACGCGTCCCCGCCCGCCCCGCGCCTCCAGCCGGACGCTCGCCCCCGACGGAATGGGTCGACCCGCGCGTCCCGGGGCCACACTCCCGGCCTCTCCGAAGCCGCCGGTCGGCAAGAAGCGCGGCGCCCTTTCGATCGTACCGGCCACCGACGACGGTGTGCGGGACGCCGTCCGGGCGGCCCGGGCCGTCCTGGAGGACGATCGGTGGCGCCGGAACCCGGGCAAGGCGATTCTCACGGCGGACGAGGAAGTCGGTCTCGCCATGCTGCTGCGGGACGGCGTCGGCGATCTCGACCGCGATGTGCCGAAGGAGGAGATCAAAGCGCTGCCCCGCACCGGCGAGCGGTGGCGTGCCTACGAATGCCTCGTCCTGCACAACCAGCGGCTCGTCTGGAAGATCGCGCAGGGGTTCCAGGGACACGGGCTGGACATCGAGGACCTCGTGCAGCACGGAACGCTCGGACTCATGCGCGCGGTCCGCAAGTTCGACGTCACCAAGGGCTTCAAGCTGTCGACCTACGCGACCTGGTGGATCAAGCAGTCCATCACCCGGGCCATCGCCGACGAGGGCACCACCATCCGGCTGCCCGCGTACATACACGAAAGGGTGAGCAAGGTCGCCGTGGCCGAGCGCAAGCTCATGAACGAAGGCCGCCCGAGGACCGTCGACGCCGTGGCCTACGCGACCGGCCTCACCTTCGCCCAGGTCGAGGAGGTGCGGCGGATCAGCCGGCCCACCGACTCCCTGGACCGCATCATCGGGGAGGACACCGCGCTCGGCGATCTGGTCATCGGGCCGTGCCGACTGCCCGAACCCCCGGTCGTCGTCATCCGCAAGGAGCATCAGGCACGGCTGCGGCATGTCCTGGAGCACCTTCCCGAGCGCGAGCGGCACATCGTCATCCGGCGCACCGGACTCGACGGTGAGGAGCCGGACACGCTCGAGGACATCGGAGTCGTCTTCGGCGTCACCCGCGAACGCATCCGCCAGCTCGAACGGAAGGCCAAGGCCAAGTTGCTCGGCCAGCTGATCCGCCACCGGATGGTCGCGTCCCACCAGTGA
- a CDS encoding DUF4357 domain-containing protein, producing MTRPELLPGTPEFLIRLPKGGEARGHLLSQFGGNGTNKFLLREGSLVTAEEWPGLGRHARRIRAELRADGALVDAPAAPGRLQDAPARWVVTRDIECNSSSAAAALVCGYDASGPESWRTDEGHPLSDYLSTGWRPPHKAWLVRGSNVSGHNLVRQLWLKEGFVSLSGAHLPPLEESDPTKSALRRFVEEGYEGAASYHQKQGLVDELHAFLTQMRVGDTVATYDDDRLYLGRITGDAAQTTSPGGLSNLRRTVTWRADGHAYDELPGELRQKLSVQHDVVDLTGVLDALDGLDGEAAGTDETEVVKTLERSGPKELTLPGISDALAGELLVHDRAWLEELRELLLDEKQLVFYGPPGTGKTYLAMKLAEHFGGGPEQVKIVQFHPSYAYEDFFEGFRPVEDPETREVAFRLTAGPLRELADLASREGNRHVPHFLIIDEINRANLAKVFGELYFLLEYRDRSVRLTYSGDDFPLPPNLFVIGTMNTADRSIALVDAAMRRRFAFVELSPRTEPTAGLLARWLAREGRDPEPARLLNALNSRIDDAAFAIGPSYLMKPGVYRAGGLERTWRTKILPLLEEHHYGEGIDVAARYGLDSLRERPA from the coding sequence ATGACTCGACCCGAACTCCTCCCCGGCACACCCGAGTTCCTCATCCGACTACCCAAGGGCGGCGAGGCGCGCGGGCATCTGCTCTCCCAGTTCGGCGGCAACGGGACGAACAAATTCCTGCTGCGGGAGGGGTCCCTCGTGACCGCCGAGGAGTGGCCGGGGCTCGGCCGCCACGCACGTCGGATCCGGGCGGAACTCCGCGCGGACGGTGCACTCGTGGACGCCCCGGCCGCCCCCGGCCGGCTCCAGGACGCGCCCGCGCGCTGGGTGGTGACCCGGGACATCGAGTGCAACTCCTCGTCGGCCGCCGCCGCGTTGGTGTGCGGCTACGACGCCTCCGGCCCGGAGTCCTGGCGCACCGACGAGGGCCATCCGCTCTCCGACTACCTGTCCACCGGCTGGCGCCCCCCGCACAAGGCGTGGCTGGTGCGCGGCTCGAACGTCTCGGGTCACAACCTGGTGCGGCAACTGTGGCTGAAGGAGGGGTTCGTATCGCTGTCGGGCGCGCACCTACCGCCGCTGGAGGAATCCGACCCGACCAAGAGCGCGCTGCGCCGCTTCGTCGAGGAGGGCTACGAGGGAGCGGCCTCGTACCACCAGAAGCAGGGGCTGGTGGACGAGTTGCACGCGTTCCTGACGCAGATGCGTGTCGGGGACACCGTGGCGACCTACGACGACGACCGGCTGTACCTCGGCCGGATCACCGGGGACGCCGCGCAGACCACGTCACCGGGCGGGCTGTCCAACCTGCGCCGGACGGTCACCTGGCGGGCGGACGGTCACGCGTACGACGAACTGCCGGGAGAACTGCGGCAGAAGTTGTCCGTGCAGCACGACGTGGTCGATCTGACCGGCGTCCTGGACGCCCTGGACGGGCTGGACGGTGAGGCGGCAGGCACCGACGAGACCGAGGTGGTGAAAACCCTTGAGCGGTCCGGGCCGAAGGAACTGACCCTGCCCGGGATCAGCGACGCGCTCGCCGGCGAGCTTCTGGTCCACGACCGGGCATGGCTGGAGGAGCTGCGCGAGCTCCTGCTCGACGAGAAGCAACTGGTGTTCTACGGTCCACCGGGCACGGGAAAGACGTACCTGGCGATGAAGCTGGCCGAACACTTCGGCGGCGGCCCCGAGCAGGTCAAGATCGTGCAGTTCCACCCGTCGTACGCCTACGAAGACTTCTTCGAGGGGTTCCGGCCGGTGGAGGATCCCGAGACGCGTGAGGTGGCGTTCCGGCTGACCGCGGGCCCGCTGCGGGAGCTCGCCGACCTCGCCTCCCGCGAGGGCAACCGGCACGTCCCGCACTTCCTGATCATCGACGAGATCAACCGCGCCAACCTCGCCAAGGTCTTCGGCGAGTTGTACTTCCTCCTGGAGTACCGGGACCGGTCCGTCCGGCTCACCTACTCCGGGGACGATTTCCCGCTGCCGCCCAACCTCTTCGTGATCGGCACGATGAACACCGCCGACCGGTCGATCGCACTGGTCGACGCGGCCATGCGGCGCCGGTTCGCCTTCGTGGAGCTGTCTCCGCGCACCGAGCCGACCGCCGGGCTGCTCGCTCGCTGGCTCGCACGCGAAGGGCGCGACCCGGAGCCGGCCCGCCTCCTCAACGCCCTCAACTCCCGCATCGACGACGCCGCCTTCGCCATCGGCCCCTCGTACCTGATGAAGCCGGGCGTGTATCGGGCCGGCGGTCTCGAACGGACCTGGCGCACGAAGATCCTGCCGCTGCTCGAGGAGCATCACTACGGCGAGGGCATCGACGTCGCCGCCCGGTACGGTCTCGACTCGCTGCGCGAGCGGCCGGCATGA
- a CDS encoding AAA family ATPase — translation MATTNTPVLHPDLTPAQRDCLDALPLTGSHVVSGPPGSGKSLLAAHRAIHLALTGRPTLLLSRSNLLRQLLRDTLQGLTVTGAPVEATTVHAWVLRHFGHGASRTQDGWFDWAALTQDAAAALGENEEDTPHLVIDEGQDLSPGFYRMARLAAASVTVFADECQRLTDTNSTLAEIADALGRSTQRVAITGNHRNSREIVSLAEHFRTGGARPDLPFRSGSRPVVRHYSGTHDLADDIAGLAARHPRDRIGVIVNSLRTAADLMRRLERAGLAQEPQLYSSAASSGRYRDLDLVRPGVVVVHRASAKGLDFDTVVIADAETDSATDPTSATLRMAYYVMITRARERLVLGWQGSRMPRHLEGLDAWVHMR, via the coding sequence ATGGCCACCACGAACACCCCCGTCCTGCACCCCGACCTCACCCCGGCCCAGCGCGACTGTCTGGACGCCCTGCCGCTCACGGGCAGCCACGTCGTCAGCGGCCCGCCCGGCAGCGGCAAGAGCCTGCTCGCCGCGCACCGCGCGATCCACCTCGCTCTCACCGGCCGCCCCACCCTGCTGCTCTCCCGCTCGAACCTGCTCCGCCAGCTCCTGCGGGACACCCTCCAGGGCCTCACGGTCACGGGCGCCCCCGTCGAAGCCACCACCGTCCACGCCTGGGTGCTGCGCCACTTCGGTCATGGCGCGTCGCGCACCCAGGACGGCTGGTTCGACTGGGCGGCCCTCACCCAGGACGCTGCCGCCGCCCTCGGTGAGAACGAGGAGGACACCCCCCACCTCGTCATCGACGAGGGCCAGGACCTGTCCCCGGGCTTCTACCGCATGGCCCGCCTGGCAGCCGCCTCCGTGACCGTGTTCGCCGACGAGTGCCAGCGTCTCACGGACACCAACTCCACCCTCGCCGAGATCGCCGACGCCCTCGGCCGCTCCACCCAGCGCGTGGCGATCACCGGGAACCACCGGAACAGCCGCGAGATCGTCTCCCTCGCGGAGCACTTCCGCACGGGCGGCGCCCGCCCCGACCTGCCCTTCCGCAGCGGAAGCCGGCCCGTGGTCCGCCACTACTCCGGCACCCACGACCTCGCCGACGACATCGCCGGCCTGGCGGCCCGCCACCCGCGCGACCGTATCGGCGTCATCGTCAACTCCCTGCGTACGGCCGCCGACCTGATGCGACGCCTGGAGCGCGCCGGTCTGGCCCAGGAGCCCCAGCTCTACAGCTCGGCGGCCTCCTCCGGCCGGTACCGTGACCTCGACCTGGTCCGCCCCGGAGTGGTCGTCGTCCACCGCGCCAGCGCCAAGGGCCTCGACTTCGACACGGTCGTCATCGCCGACGCGGAGACCGACTCCGCCACCGACCCGACGTCGGCGACCCTGCGCATGGCCTACTACGTGATGATCACGCGGGCGCGGGAGCGGCTGGTGCTGGGCTGGCAGGGGAGCCGGATGCCACGGCATCTGGAGGGGCTGGACGCGTGGGTGCACATGAGGTGA
- a CDS encoding helicase-related protein, with amino-acid sequence MDPRQELVDYLTRQLVGPVGGDDEVLDAPPDRQYLMGTLYPQQTDLRRRLDKAADDPEAPGAEQDAPDVSPAADPVPDANSWLPASLGLSFYTDAVDVEVRCAAACYETQRNETGRGRRWQRVPLTPERLTFGPERHEEPVFGGRAKIQVTRRSYGAGTLITVALVNEKRHGGADDKTPDWDDMLFQCRLSVRPVDGAVLPYPSVRLASRDPEERELRLQYRHVVTHAVGHGCAVREERGEDGGVALLACESLPRAEVPAVRAGGPLDAPVLTLAHLADPAVGRDQLREELAEFAASYHAWYVGQRSVEVPPWGREAADRILDRVRQAVVRIEAGVRTLCDPDRPELLDAFRIAQRAMLLQMRHSAPDQAGQRWQRSDAVALDPPVDLGAAWRPFQLAFFLLALDGVADPGHPDRGTTDLIWFPTGGGKTEAYLLLAAFTLALRRIRGEGGGTTVLSRYTLSLLTTQQFQRAATTVCALELLRRTEPGLGLGGEPITIGLWVGDSTTPNTFATAQTVFDEQRAASHPEDVFILDRCPWCGTRILPPTWSSVRADYGVRAEADEFAFHCTRDACAFHDVLPVAVVDQHLYQNPPTFVLGTVDKFAQLAWQADSGRLFGAGTANPPPSLIIQDELHLLTGPLGTTVGLYEAAILELCTDQDGRPPKIVAATATIRRSAEQVRALHHQGVQLFPPSGLDARDSFFAVPDTGRPGRLYLGVMAQGHTAGRGAVATTAAMLQGVHQLPEEHRDDYWTLVAYHHSLRELGRTVTAAGDDIPAQLRSLDEGAGVRALGSDQVQQLDSSVPRADQPILLDRLEKPWTDPRSVSFLPCTNMLSVGVDVKRLAYMLMQGQPKTTAEYIQATSRVGRHHVPGLVVTYFNATRPRDRSHYETFMDYHRALYRYVEPASVTPWSMPARRRALHAALVILVRHRLGLAAENQAGRITGRKDEARRIADALAERAATAEGGATGADAGTVRADVRAELGYLLDDWYGQADAAAAEGKDLYYRSQGKGQRNLLKGFEQRYGLWETLNSMRSVDRECQIAVTGAGK; translated from the coding sequence ATGGACCCGCGCCAGGAGCTGGTCGACTACCTCACCCGTCAGCTCGTCGGTCCCGTCGGCGGTGACGACGAGGTCCTCGACGCTCCACCCGACCGGCAGTACCTGATGGGCACGCTCTACCCGCAGCAGACCGACCTCCGACGCCGGCTGGACAAGGCCGCCGACGACCCGGAGGCACCCGGCGCCGAGCAGGACGCCCCCGACGTGAGCCCGGCCGCCGACCCCGTGCCGGACGCCAACAGCTGGCTCCCCGCCTCGCTCGGGCTCAGCTTCTACACGGACGCCGTGGACGTCGAGGTGCGCTGTGCCGCCGCCTGCTACGAGACGCAGCGGAACGAGACCGGCAGGGGCCGGCGCTGGCAGCGCGTCCCCCTCACGCCGGAAAGACTCACCTTCGGTCCTGAGCGGCACGAGGAGCCCGTCTTCGGCGGCCGCGCGAAGATCCAGGTGACCCGCCGCTCCTACGGGGCGGGCACGCTCATCACCGTGGCGCTCGTCAACGAGAAGCGCCACGGCGGCGCCGACGACAAGACGCCCGACTGGGACGACATGCTGTTCCAGTGCCGGCTCAGCGTCCGGCCCGTCGACGGCGCCGTGCTGCCGTACCCGAGCGTCCGGCTCGCGAGCCGGGACCCCGAGGAACGCGAACTGCGCCTCCAGTACCGGCACGTCGTCACCCACGCCGTCGGCCACGGTTGCGCCGTCCGCGAGGAGCGCGGCGAGGACGGCGGCGTCGCCCTGCTGGCCTGCGAATCACTGCCCCGCGCCGAGGTGCCGGCCGTACGGGCGGGTGGCCCGCTCGACGCACCCGTCCTCACCCTCGCCCACCTGGCCGACCCGGCCGTCGGCAGGGACCAACTCCGTGAGGAGCTGGCCGAGTTCGCGGCCTCCTATCACGCCTGGTACGTGGGTCAGAGATCCGTCGAGGTGCCGCCCTGGGGCCGTGAGGCCGCGGACCGGATCCTCGACCGGGTCCGGCAGGCGGTCGTCCGGATCGAGGCGGGCGTGCGGACGCTGTGCGACCCCGACCGCCCGGAACTCCTCGACGCCTTCCGTATCGCCCAGCGCGCCATGCTGCTCCAGATGCGGCACTCCGCCCCCGACCAGGCCGGGCAGAGATGGCAGCGCTCCGACGCCGTGGCCCTCGACCCGCCCGTCGACCTCGGGGCCGCCTGGCGCCCGTTCCAGCTCGCCTTCTTCCTCCTCGCCCTCGACGGGGTCGCCGACCCCGGGCACCCCGACCGCGGGACCACCGACCTGATCTGGTTCCCCACCGGCGGTGGCAAGACCGAGGCGTATCTGCTCCTGGCCGCCTTCACCCTCGCCCTGCGCCGGATCCGCGGCGAAGGCGGCGGGACCACCGTGCTCAGCCGCTACACCCTCAGCCTGCTCACCACCCAGCAGTTCCAGCGCGCCGCCACCACCGTCTGCGCCCTGGAACTGCTCCGCCGCACCGAACCCGGACTCGGTCTCGGTGGCGAGCCGATCACCATCGGCCTGTGGGTCGGTGACTCCACCACCCCCAACACGTTCGCGACGGCCCAGACCGTCTTCGACGAGCAGCGCGCGGCCAGCCACCCCGAGGACGTCTTCATCCTCGACCGTTGCCCCTGGTGCGGCACCCGCATCCTGCCGCCCACCTGGTCCAGCGTCCGCGCCGACTACGGAGTGCGGGCCGAGGCCGACGAGTTCGCCTTCCACTGCACCCGTGACGCGTGCGCCTTCCACGACGTGCTGCCCGTCGCCGTCGTGGACCAGCACCTCTACCAGAATCCGCCCACGTTCGTCCTGGGCACCGTCGACAAGTTCGCCCAGCTCGCCTGGCAGGCCGACTCCGGCCGTCTCTTCGGCGCGGGCACCGCCAACCCGCCCCCGTCCCTGATCATCCAGGACGAGCTGCACCTGCTCACCGGCCCGCTCGGCACCACGGTCGGCCTCTACGAGGCCGCCATCCTGGAACTGTGCACCGATCAGGACGGCCGCCCGCCCAAGATCGTCGCCGCGACGGCCACCATCCGGCGCTCCGCCGAACAGGTCCGCGCCCTGCACCACCAGGGCGTCCAGCTCTTCCCACCGTCCGGACTCGACGCCCGCGACAGCTTCTTCGCCGTCCCCGACACCGGCCGCCCGGGCCGTCTCTACCTCGGGGTCATGGCGCAGGGCCACACCGCGGGCCGTGGCGCCGTCGCGACGACGGCGGCCATGCTCCAGGGCGTCCACCAGCTCCCCGAGGAACACCGCGACGACTACTGGACCCTCGTCGCCTACCACCACAGCCTGCGCGAACTGGGCCGTACGGTCACCGCCGCCGGCGACGACATCCCCGCCCAGCTCCGCTCGCTCGACGAGGGCGCGGGGGTCCGCGCGCTGGGCAGCGACCAGGTGCAGCAACTCGACAGCAGCGTGCCGCGCGCCGACCAGCCCATCCTCCTCGACCGGCTCGAGAAGCCCTGGACGGACCCGCGCTCGGTGTCGTTCCTGCCCTGCACCAACATGCTGTCCGTCGGCGTCGACGTGAAGCGGCTCGCCTACATGCTCATGCAGGGCCAGCCGAAGACCACCGCCGAGTACATCCAGGCCACCAGCCGCGTGGGCCGCCACCACGTACCCGGACTCGTCGTGACGTACTTCAACGCCACGCGTCCGCGTGACCGGTCGCATTACGAGACCTTCATGGACTACCACCGGGCGCTCTACCGCTACGTCGAACCCGCGAGCGTCACCCCCTGGTCCATGCCGGCGCGACGCCGCGCCCTGCACGCCGCGCTCGTCATCCTGGTCCGCCACCGGCTGGGCCTGGCCGCCGAGAACCAGGCCGGACGGATCACCGGCCGCAAGGACGAGGCGAGACGGATCGCCGACGCCCTCGCCGAGCGCGCCGCGACCGCCGAGGGCGGGGCCACCGGAGCCGACGCCGGCACCGTACGCGCCGACGTAAGAGCGGAACTCGGCTACCTCCTCGACGACTGGTACGGCCAGGCCGACGCGGCCGCCGCCGAGGGCAAGGACCTGTACTACCGCAGTCAGGGCAAGGGGCAGCGCAATCTGCTCAAGGGGTTCGAGCAGCGGTACGGACTGTGGGAGACCCTCAACTCGATGCGCAGCGTCGACCGGGAGTGCCAGATCGCCGTGACGGGAGCAGGAAAGTGA
- a CDS encoding DUF1998 domain-containing protein, whose product MKRKLRVRQAQTVLPFGVGAVLDVQGESFVAAGIERWPRLKTAVPSERLATRLGVKGFYAAPHTLNDRYDDADRPGVPYVRFPGWLFCGSCRAMVRFLREHEKPGEPPVCTSCAAAPRLTPMRFVRICADGHLDDIDWWYWAHSKLPPELREACSESQHAWKARRLTFRVADRASGLEALSVRCGAIGAGGRSCGAERDLLDVLGPQSGRCSGRNPWQPGDARVTCGQQVHHVQRTAGNVYYPVVYSALDIPQTEEAPRAERSMADAVLEHGYWSNLLDALGTSRADVFRGMIKEDTDAPDDLIDHLVAEATGAPTPAPADRQESGKSGKVDLSRDEWYAFDAAQLPEPSAEFSVRRGGLGLDDEKEEPWASLDAHVGGIVLADRLREVRALTGFRRYSPNGTLVPADTSGRLRWLPATEVYGEGIVLTLDEQRLTAWENDPRVRAHVHGVRTDLDASFRAEQLAETTGSELSPRFLLLHTLAHLLIRQLSFDSGYTTASLRERVYGRPEYGQHGLLVYTAAGDAEGTLGGLVRQGEAPHFAETLIRMLEAAAWCSADPLCAEHTGQGFGNLNRAACHACTLLPETSCETGNTLLDRALVVGSARVPGYFTDVLTASRESAAATVQG is encoded by the coding sequence GTGAAGCGCAAACTCCGGGTCCGCCAGGCGCAGACCGTGCTGCCGTTCGGCGTGGGAGCGGTACTCGACGTCCAGGGCGAGTCCTTCGTCGCCGCCGGTATCGAGCGGTGGCCGCGGCTGAAGACGGCCGTCCCCTCGGAACGGCTCGCCACCCGCCTCGGGGTCAAGGGCTTCTACGCCGCTCCCCACACCCTCAACGACCGCTACGACGACGCCGATCGCCCCGGCGTCCCCTATGTGCGGTTCCCCGGCTGGCTGTTCTGCGGCTCGTGCCGGGCCATGGTCCGCTTCCTGCGCGAGCACGAGAAGCCGGGAGAGCCGCCGGTGTGCACGTCGTGTGCCGCCGCACCCCGCCTCACCCCGATGCGGTTCGTCCGTATCTGCGCGGACGGGCACCTCGACGACATCGACTGGTGGTACTGGGCCCACTCCAAGCTCCCGCCCGAACTGCGGGAGGCCTGCTCGGAGTCGCAGCACGCCTGGAAGGCACGCCGGCTCACCTTCCGTGTCGCCGACCGGGCCTCCGGGCTCGAAGCGCTGTCGGTCCGGTGCGGAGCGATCGGGGCGGGTGGCAGGTCCTGCGGCGCCGAACGCGACCTGCTCGACGTCCTCGGCCCCCAGAGCGGACGCTGCTCCGGCCGCAACCCCTGGCAGCCCGGGGACGCGAGAGTGACCTGCGGCCAGCAGGTCCACCACGTGCAGCGCACCGCGGGCAACGTCTACTACCCCGTCGTCTACTCGGCCCTCGACATCCCGCAGACCGAAGAAGCCCCCCGTGCCGAGCGGAGCATGGCGGACGCCGTCCTGGAGCACGGCTACTGGTCGAACCTGCTCGACGCGCTGGGCACGTCCAGGGCGGACGTCTTCCGCGGCATGATCAAGGAGGACACCGACGCCCCGGACGACCTCATCGACCACCTCGTGGCGGAGGCCACGGGCGCCCCCACACCGGCGCCCGCCGACCGGCAGGAGTCCGGGAAGTCGGGGAAGGTCGATCTGAGCCGTGACGAGTGGTACGCCTTCGACGCCGCACAACTCCCCGAGCCGTCCGCGGAGTTCTCCGTCCGGCGCGGCGGACTCGGTCTCGACGACGAGAAGGAGGAGCCCTGGGCCAGTCTCGACGCCCATGTCGGCGGCATCGTCCTGGCCGACCGCCTGCGCGAGGTACGGGCACTGACCGGCTTCCGCCGCTACTCCCCGAACGGCACCCTCGTGCCCGCCGACACCAGCGGCCGGCTGCGCTGGCTCCCCGCCACCGAGGTGTACGGCGAGGGCATCGTCCTCACCCTCGACGAACAGCGCCTGACCGCCTGGGAGAACGACCCCCGCGTACGGGCCCACGTCCACGGTGTGCGGACGGACCTCGACGCGTCGTTCCGTGCCGAACAGCTCGCCGAGACGACCGGCAGCGAACTCTCACCCCGCTTCCTCCTCCTGCACACCCTCGCCCACCTCCTGATCCGCCAGCTCTCCTTCGACTCCGGCTACACCACGGCCAGCCTGCGCGAACGCGTCTACGGCCGTCCCGAGTACGGCCAGCACGGACTGCTCGTCTACACGGCCGCCGGAGACGCGGAGGGCACGCTCGGCGGACTGGTCCGGCAGGGCGAGGCACCGCACTTCGCCGAAACCCTCATCCGCATGCTCGAGGCCGCCGCCTGGTGCTCCGCCGACCCGCTGTGCGCCGAACACACCGGTCAGGGCTTCGGCAACCTCAACCGGGCCGCCTGCCACGCCTGCACCCTGCTGCCGGAGACCAGCTGCGAGACCGGCAACACCCTGCTCGACCGCGCCCTGGTCGTCGGCTCCGCCCGCGTACCCGGCTACTTCACCGACGTCCTCACGGCGAGCCGCGAGTCCGCCGCCGCCACCGTCCAGGGATGA
- a CDS encoding restriction endonuclease has translation MTAPVPDVVLREYGPPVSVPLGAAAGRALAASGIFLSATPDPARDGHWLLRAGSRVGALRTPGGPVVRIMPKTPVSRIFFLLGFSLDPERAWRDDREGTVDTGAYDDVVPALAHAVERRVDAALRQGVLQGYREVEESSLVVRGRIREAEQIRRHFGRTPPVEIAYDAFTADTAENRILRAAVERLLRLPGVPGPVRRRLAHQRVRLADVLPLVRGQELPRWQPSRLNSRYQPALRLCEAVLRGSSPEHLLPGADPLTVDGFLFDMNQLFEDFVTVALSTALKEQGLAPRPQDSHHLDTSGPVRIRPDLVVRTRDGRTPVAVVDAKYKVEKTDGRLHADLYQALAYATVLGLREAHLVYAAGRQPTRFHEVRGTAVGTDGRGLRLYQHSVDLAREPRQLLSALRDIAALLARACSPA, from the coding sequence ATGACCGCACCCGTGCCGGACGTGGTGCTGCGCGAGTACGGTCCCCCCGTCTCCGTGCCGCTCGGCGCCGCGGCCGGCCGGGCCCTCGCCGCCTCCGGAATATTCCTGAGCGCCACGCCGGACCCGGCCCGGGACGGCCACTGGCTGCTGCGGGCGGGGAGCCGGGTCGGGGCGCTCCGTACGCCCGGTGGTCCGGTCGTACGGATCATGCCCAAGACCCCGGTGAGCCGGATCTTCTTCCTGCTCGGATTCAGCCTCGACCCGGAACGGGCCTGGCGCGACGACCGTGAGGGCACCGTCGACACCGGCGCGTACGACGACGTGGTGCCCGCGCTCGCCCACGCCGTGGAGCGACGGGTCGACGCGGCACTGCGCCAAGGGGTACTCCAGGGCTACCGGGAGGTGGAGGAGTCCTCACTGGTGGTGCGTGGGCGGATACGCGAGGCCGAGCAGATCCGGCGGCACTTCGGCCGCACGCCTCCCGTGGAGATCGCGTACGACGCCTTTACCGCAGACACCGCCGAGAACCGCATCCTGCGCGCGGCCGTCGAGCGGCTGCTGCGGCTGCCGGGTGTTCCCGGGCCCGTGCGGCGGCGCCTGGCCCACCAGCGGGTCCGACTCGCCGACGTACTGCCCCTGGTCAGAGGGCAGGAACTGCCTCGCTGGCAGCCCTCCCGTCTCAACTCCCGCTATCAGCCCGCCCTGCGGCTTTGCGAGGCCGTCCTGCGAGGCTCCTCGCCGGAGCACCTGCTCCCAGGAGCCGATCCGCTCACCGTGGACGGCTTCCTCTTCGACATGAACCAGTTGTTCGAGGACTTCGTCACCGTCGCGCTGAGCACGGCACTGAAGGAGCAGGGGCTGGCCCCTCGCCCTCAGGACTCCCACCACCTGGACACCTCCGGCCCCGTACGGATCCGTCCCGACCTCGTGGTGCGCACCCGCGACGGCCGGACACCGGTGGCCGTCGTCGACGCCAAGTACAAGGTGGAGAAGACCGACGGCCGTCTCCACGCCGACCTGTACCAGGCCCTGGCGTACGCCACGGTGCTCGGCCTGCGCGAGGCGCACCTGGTGTACGCGGCCGGGCGGCAGCCCACACGCTTCCACGAGGTACGCGGGACGGCGGTGGGTACGGACGGACGCGGACTGCGGCTGTACCAGCACAGCGTCGACCTCGCCCGTGAACCGAGGCAGCTCCTGTCGGCCTTGCGCGACATCGCCGCCCTCCTGGCCCGCGCCTGCTCCCCCGCGTGA